The Paenibacillus uliginis N3/975 genome has a window encoding:
- a CDS encoding DUF309 domain-containing protein, with translation MKYDPLFAAYLVYFNRDRDYFECHEVLEELWLARDRDPRYKGLLQAAVGLYHFRNGNVRGSYKMMSSAHARLQPYPAEELGIRMAKLVSEISVYAAQLASYDTQPFPYHDLTIEIVDPELVAIVAKASAEIQPNVPQRRGPQRAEKL, from the coding sequence ATGAAATATGATCCGCTTTTCGCTGCCTATCTGGTTTATTTCAACCGAGACCGAGATTATTTCGAATGCCATGAGGTGCTTGAAGAACTTTGGCTTGCCAGGGATCGGGACCCCCGTTATAAAGGACTGCTCCAGGCGGCCGTAGGTCTATATCATTTCCGGAACGGAAACGTCCGTGGCAGTTACAAAATGATGAGCAGCGCCCATGCCCGGCTGCAGCCGTATCCTGCCGAAGAACTGGGCATCCGTATGGCCAAGTTGGTTTCTGAGATCAGCGTCTATGCTGCTCAGTTAGCATCATATGATACGCAGCCTTTTCCATATCATGATCTCACAATCGAGATTGTGGACCCGGAATTGGTGGCGATTGTAGCTAAGGCATCCGCTGAGATCCAGCCTAATGTGCCTCAGCGCCGAGGTCCGCAGCGTGCCGAAAAACTTTAA
- a CDS encoding ferredoxin produces MAKYTWVDKDTCIACGACGATAPDIYDYDDEGLAEVIYEGDNNRGITEIPEDMYEDMEDACDGCPTDSIRIADEPFNE; encoded by the coding sequence ATGGCGAAGTACACATGGGTAGATAAAGATACCTGCATTGCTTGCGGCGCTTGCGGAGCAACCGCACCCGATATTTATGATTACGATGACGAGGGTCTTGCTGAAGTGATTTATGAAGGTGACAACAACCGGGGAATAACTGAAATTCCTGAGGACATGTATGAAGACATGGAAGATGCATGTGACGGATGCCCTACGGATTCCATTCGGATTGCGGACGAGCCTTTTAACGAATAG
- a CDS encoding PCYCGC motif-containing (lipo)protein, with translation MKRAHSILITGLVGMLLLSGCGGKPSASTHHHGLDSEKYETTASVTVMPELLSVYTDNTQASYATVGDLEDILKELKCYCGCMDDGKLHDSLHRCFIAEKNDDGVKWTDHGAQCGICLSELQDAKRLKDEGKTIEEIKNFIDNKYKGTAPQI, from the coding sequence ATGAAGCGAGCACATTCCATCCTGATTACAGGATTAGTCGGCATGCTTCTGCTTTCCGGCTGTGGCGGCAAGCCATCAGCTTCCACCCACCATCATGGCTTGGACTCCGAGAAATACGAGACAACTGCCTCTGTTACCGTTATGCCCGAACTTTTATCGGTTTACACGGATAACACCCAAGCATCTTATGCAACTGTGGGAGATCTCGAAGATATTCTCAAGGAGCTAAAATGTTACTGCGGTTGTATGGATGATGGAAAACTGCACGATTCCCTGCACCGCTGTTTCATCGCCGAGAAGAATGATGACGGTGTGAAGTGGACAGATCACGGTGCACAATGCGGCATCTGTCTGTCTGAACTGCAGGATGCGAAGCGTCTGAAAGACGAAGGTAAGACCATCGAGGAAATCAAGAACTTCATCGATAATAAATACAAAGGTACAGCACCGCAAATATAA
- a CDS encoding quinone-dependent dihydroorotate dehydrogenase: MLYRNIGKPLFFKLDPEKAHHLVVGGLGRTSLLPGAEAAMRGIYGVNETPDLAVDLFGLHFPTPIGLAAGLDKNGQAVRGFSSIGFGFMEVGTVTPKAQPGNELPRLFRLPPDEALINRMGFNNEGAEAMARRLSLLKERRIPVAVNIGKNKVTPNEEAHGDYEACIRELFPYGDFFVVNISSPNTPDLRSLQHGSELSSLLDAVMSEMSHQAQLHGTQKAVLVKIAPDVSDEELEYMVDTISRSGVSGIIATNTTLSRAGLSHGNAKETGGLSGKPLRERSTEIVSRIYQQTSGSLPIIGSGGIFTAKDAYEKIRAGASLVEIYTALIYEGPEVNRRLHAGLRELLKRDGYAHISEAVGANHR; the protein is encoded by the coding sequence GTGCTGTACCGCAATATAGGCAAGCCTTTATTTTTCAAATTGGATCCGGAAAAAGCTCACCATCTTGTCGTAGGGGGGCTCGGGCGCACATCGCTGCTGCCTGGGGCTGAGGCCGCCATGCGCGGGATATACGGAGTGAACGAAACACCCGACCTTGCAGTAGACTTATTCGGGTTGCATTTTCCTACACCGATAGGCCTTGCAGCTGGATTGGATAAAAACGGGCAAGCTGTAAGGGGATTTTCTTCCATCGGCTTTGGTTTTATGGAAGTAGGCACAGTGACACCTAAGGCACAGCCAGGCAACGAGCTTCCTCGGTTGTTCAGGCTCCCTCCGGATGAAGCATTAATTAACCGGATGGGGTTCAATAACGAAGGCGCAGAAGCGATGGCTCGCCGATTATCCCTGCTTAAAGAGCGGCGGATTCCGGTAGCCGTCAATATCGGGAAAAACAAAGTGACACCGAATGAAGAAGCACATGGCGATTATGAAGCCTGTATTCGGGAGTTGTTTCCATACGGAGATTTTTTTGTTGTGAACATCAGTTCTCCGAATACACCGGATTTAAGGAGCTTGCAGCATGGCAGTGAGCTGTCCTCATTGCTGGATGCGGTCATGAGTGAGATGTCACATCAGGCTCAGCTCCATGGAACGCAAAAAGCAGTTCTCGTGAAAATCGCTCCAGACGTTAGCGACGAGGAGCTTGAGTATATGGTGGATACGATTTCCCGAAGTGGAGTATCCGGCATTATTGCGACGAATACAACATTGTCCCGGGCTGGTTTAAGTCACGGAAATGCAAAAGAAACCGGAGGACTTAGCGGTAAGCCGTTGCGTGAGCGATCCACAGAGATCGTCTCAAGGATATATCAGCAGACCAGTGGCTCACTGCCGATCATCGGCTCTGGGGGGATTTTCACTGCCAAAGATGCTTATGAAAAAATTCGCGCTGGAGCATCCCTGGTTGAAATTTATACAGCACTCATTTATGAGGGCCCTGAAGTGAATCGAAGACTGCATGCCGGCCTGAGAGAATTACTAAAACGTGACGGGTATGCACATATATCCGAAGCTGTAGGAGCGAATCACCGCTAA
- the cimA gene encoding citramalate synthase, whose amino-acid sequence MSKSISIFDTTLRDGTQGEGISLSADDKIKIAKKLDALGVHYIEGGIPGSNSKDIEFFKRVQELGLTSKVTAFGSTRRKDSIADQDANLHRILESGVRAATLVGKSWDFHVHTALQTTLEENLAMIFDSIAYLKRQGLEVIFDAEHFFDGFKNNPEYAVSVLSKAREAGADWLVMCDTNGGSLPHEVHGIVTSLNGLLPGAPLGIHTHNDCELAVANTLSAVQAGVGHVQGTMNGYGERCGNANLCSIIPNLQLKLGYDCIGEDNLHHLTNTARYVSEIANVNMPVNQPYVGNAAFAHKGGIHVSAILRDSRTYEHIEPEKVGNKQRVLVSELAGQSNIVSKAHDMGLAFDPSSEQYKLVIGKIKDLEHQGYQFEGADASLELLLREANGELQELFTFESFKMLVEKTAGRPVVSEAFVKINVAGQSIYTAGEGNGPVNALDNALRKALLQYFPSLKDMHLSDYKVRVLDDKDATAARVRVLIESKNIENSWNTVGVSGNVIEASWEALVDSMRYALLGQISPSETEGESLPRQGIVNH is encoded by the coding sequence ATGTCTAAGTCTATTTCCATCTTTGATACGACACTTCGCGACGGTACCCAAGGCGAAGGAATCAGCTTGTCGGCGGATGACAAGATCAAAATCGCCAAAAAGCTGGATGCTCTTGGTGTCCACTATATTGAAGGCGGCATCCCGGGAAGCAACAGCAAAGACATCGAGTTTTTTAAAAGAGTACAAGAACTAGGTCTGACTTCCAAAGTAACAGCTTTCGGCAGTACACGCCGCAAAGATTCCATCGCAGACCAGGACGCGAACTTGCACCGGATTTTGGAATCCGGCGTAAGAGCAGCAACACTTGTTGGCAAATCATGGGACTTTCATGTTCACACCGCCCTTCAGACCACTCTTGAAGAGAATCTCGCCATGATTTTTGATTCCATTGCTTATCTGAAACGGCAGGGCCTTGAAGTGATTTTCGATGCGGAGCATTTCTTCGACGGATTCAAGAACAATCCGGAGTACGCTGTCTCTGTTCTGTCCAAAGCCCGTGAAGCCGGGGCCGACTGGCTCGTCATGTGTGATACCAACGGAGGCAGTCTTCCTCATGAAGTACATGGAATCGTAACTTCATTAAACGGTCTCCTGCCTGGAGCCCCGCTCGGTATTCATACCCATAACGATTGCGAGTTAGCTGTTGCGAATACACTAAGTGCTGTGCAAGCCGGTGTAGGACATGTTCAAGGAACAATGAACGGATACGGGGAGCGGTGCGGCAATGCCAATCTGTGCTCCATTATCCCGAACCTTCAACTTAAGCTCGGCTATGATTGCATTGGCGAAGATAATCTTCACCATCTCACGAACACCGCACGTTATGTAAGCGAGATCGCTAACGTTAACATGCCTGTGAACCAGCCATACGTCGGTAATGCGGCATTTGCCCACAAAGGCGGCATTCATGTCTCTGCCATTTTGCGCGATTCTAGAACGTACGAGCATATCGAACCGGAGAAGGTTGGCAACAAACAGCGGGTACTCGTCTCCGAGCTTGCAGGACAAAGTAACATTGTATCCAAGGCGCATGATATGGGACTCGCTTTCGATCCAAGCAGTGAGCAATACAAGCTTGTCATCGGCAAAATAAAGGATCTTGAGCATCAGGGTTATCAGTTCGAAGGTGCGGATGCTTCTCTAGAGCTTCTCCTTCGGGAAGCGAACGGTGAGTTGCAGGAATTGTTCACCTTTGAATCCTTCAAAATGCTGGTAGAGAAAACAGCAGGCCGACCGGTTGTATCCGAGGCTTTCGTGAAGATTAATGTGGCAGGGCAGAGCATTTATACAGCCGGGGAAGGTAATGGACCTGTAAATGCGCTGGATAATGCACTACGAAAAGCGCTGCTGCAGTATTTCCCTTCCTTGAAAGACATGCATCTGTCGGACTACAAAGTACGTGTACTGGACGATAAAGACGCTACAGCGGCCAGAGTACGGGTGCTGATCGAATCTAAAAATATTGAAAATTCCTGGAATACGGTCGGTGTGTCAGGCAATGTCATTGAAGCCAGCTGGGAAGCGCTTGTCGATAGTATGCGGTATGCGCTACTGGGACAGATTTCACCCTCAGAGACCGAAGGCGAATCCTTACCGCGGCAGGGAATCGTCAACCATTAA
- a CDS encoding GTP pyrophosphokinase, which produces MDGRDWGTFLLPYEQAVEELKVKFKTMRSELKKREEYAPIEFVTGRIKRISSILDKAKRLNVPMDQLETGIEDIAGIRIMCQFVEDIRRVAEYIRGRKDLKVLYEKDYITNYKDSGYRSFHMIVEYPVQTALGQKIVLAEIQIRTLAMNFWATIEHSLSYKYRESLPDEIRNRLKKAGEAANTLDNEMSSIREDILEAQKQFEDNSNITSQLLNAMHQLYFYHMVNEAIEYQARFNTIWQQQGQDHDMEAVKELLTEVKELLDTAKKKVRDHEI; this is translated from the coding sequence ATGGACGGTAGAGACTGGGGGACATTTTTGCTTCCGTATGAACAGGCCGTTGAAGAATTGAAAGTGAAATTCAAGACAATGCGCTCTGAGTTAAAGAAACGAGAAGAGTATGCACCAATCGAATTCGTGACCGGACGGATCAAGCGGATATCAAGCATTCTGGACAAAGCCAAACGGCTTAATGTCCCAATGGATCAATTGGAAACAGGAATTGAGGATATTGCGGGTATCCGCATCATGTGTCAGTTTGTTGAGGACATTCGGCGGGTAGCTGAATACATTCGCGGAAGAAAAGATCTGAAGGTTTTATATGAGAAAGATTATATAACCAATTATAAAGATAGCGGATACCGAAGTTTTCATATGATTGTGGAATATCCGGTTCAGACCGCGCTCGGTCAAAAAATCGTACTTGCTGAAATCCAGATTCGTACGCTGGCTATGAATTTCTGGGCAACGATTGAGCATTCTTTAAGCTATAAATATCGTGAGAGCCTACCGGACGAAATCCGTAACCGTCTGAAAAAAGCGGGGGAAGCTGCCAATACGCTGGATAATGAAATGTCGAGTATCCGTGAGGATATATTGGAGGCTCAGAAGCAATTTGAGGATAACTCCAATATTACTTCACAGCTGCTCAACGCGATGCATCAGCTGTATTTCTATCACATGGTTAATGAGGCGATCGAGTATCAGGCGCGGTTCAACACCATTTGGCAGCAGCAAGGTCAGGATCACGATATGGAAGCGGTGAAAGAGCTGTTAACGGAGGTTAAGGAACTGCTGGATACAGCCAAAAAGAAAGTCCGTGATCATGAAATATGA
- a CDS encoding L,D-transpeptidase family protein, giving the protein MKKEQTEALMLNNSLHLKRYVETHPDNKMAWYLLGKDYETNGEQGKANYCFNRAEEVYEAFELSKVPSDIWKNYEFRLLQIEREKDKRGKRIRRILLTAVLMLLIMLPSVNAPGGPGASLAKVKVNNPDEIHLAIADAKVQKDRKGPLFTATAIRGKSWSSVLPQLLTEPDRLPPWTVALGMERSGNWEIWSENMPILYGIYRDTSGVIGIQPYEGSRADCDCTPADGTELKGPAERWADVQVQNAVLTEAIQRYRERNGKLPGSLDELMRPFPNNWLSGKSPAMKILFPILTGNGAADKDGIHKKKKTVGQQMPEGLGSSPDGQAFFTKRLEVIIDRKNHRLGVISGSVLLRNYEVGLGRDNKTPLGNFNIGDKVMNPNGSANGIYGSRGMQLSDSNYAIHGTQDIGSIGGNESEGCIRMYGEDVEELFDLVPMGTKVRIEEGVLPNGLVIPDERFTLKHTKGQTNPKKLYNWLD; this is encoded by the coding sequence ATGAAAAAAGAACAGACGGAGGCTCTCATGTTGAACAATTCGCTGCACCTCAAGCGCTATGTGGAGACACATCCTGACAATAAAATGGCCTGGTACCTGCTCGGGAAGGATTACGAGACCAACGGGGAGCAAGGAAAAGCAAATTACTGCTTTAACCGTGCTGAAGAAGTGTATGAAGCATTTGAACTAAGTAAAGTTCCTTCAGATATATGGAAAAATTACGAGTTTAGGCTTTTACAGATCGAGAGGGAGAAGGATAAAAGAGGAAAGCGAATCCGGCGTATACTTCTGACAGCCGTATTGATGCTTCTGATTATGCTTCCTTCAGTGAACGCTCCGGGAGGGCCGGGAGCAAGCCTGGCAAAGGTTAAGGTGAATAATCCAGATGAGATCCATCTGGCCATAGCCGATGCAAAAGTTCAGAAGGATCGAAAGGGGCCTTTATTTACCGCTACGGCAATTCGTGGGAAAAGCTGGTCCAGTGTGCTGCCTCAGCTGCTGACCGAACCGGACCGGCTGCCGCCGTGGACAGTGGCTCTCGGAATGGAACGGTCAGGGAATTGGGAGATATGGTCTGAGAACATGCCGATCCTCTACGGCATTTATCGGGATACAAGCGGTGTGATTGGAATACAGCCCTACGAGGGAAGCCGGGCAGATTGCGATTGTACTCCAGCAGATGGTACCGAGTTGAAAGGTCCTGCAGAACGTTGGGCGGATGTACAGGTACAGAATGCTGTTCTAACAGAGGCTATACAGCGCTACCGTGAGCGAAACGGTAAACTCCCTGGAAGTCTGGATGAGCTGATGAGACCGTTTCCGAACAACTGGCTTTCTGGAAAATCACCAGCGATGAAGATTCTGTTTCCGATTCTAACCGGCAATGGTGCCGCAGATAAAGATGGTATACATAAGAAGAAAAAAACAGTAGGACAGCAGATGCCGGAAGGCCTTGGTTCATCCCCGGATGGTCAGGCTTTTTTCACCAAGCGGCTGGAGGTCATTATAGACCGCAAAAATCACCGTTTAGGGGTAATTAGTGGTTCAGTTTTGCTTAGAAATTATGAGGTTGGGCTTGGCCGTGACAATAAAACCCCGCTGGGCAATTTTAACATCGGCGACAAGGTAATGAATCCAAACGGGTCTGCAAACGGCATCTATGGTTCCCGTGGGATGCAGCTATCGGATTCCAATTATGCGATTCACGGTACTCAAGATATTGGGAGTATTGGTGGCAATGAATCGGAAGGATGCATCCGCATGTATGGAGAGGATGTGGAGGAGCTGTTCGACCTCGTGCCCATGGGAACCAAAGTGAGGATTGAGGAAGGGGTTCTACCAAATGGCCTGGTCATACCGGATGAGCGCTTTACACTCAAACATACCAAAGGCCAGACGAACCCCAAAAAGCTTTATAATTGGCTGGATTAA
- a CDS encoding DNA polymerase IV translates to MGNINDYYPASGRVILHVDMNAFYCSVHEAEEPELYRGKPTAVAGSAELRKGVIVTCSYAARGMGIRTGMNVRQALKIYPDLILIQPNFHLYRKYSNAFMNIAYAYTPLLEATSIDECYLDITGSKQFGTPLQIAEEIQSRIREELSLPCSIGVAPNKLLAKMGSDLKKPNGISVLRIRDVPKVLWGRPCAELFGIGSKTADKLRKLNIVTIGELAAADEGLLTGTFGVMGNWMKQAANGLDHSLVNAEREQSKSIGHTTTLPVDITSPEDVRRVLLNLSDQVARRLRRQELIAGGVQITLRTPDMKTITRSRQLATPTENTEDIYREACLLYEKHWTREQPLRLLGITLQQLTSREDSAIQMDLFDYEKQPKKESLTKVMDELRNKFGESAVLTAGMLGDDPSALIRNHKVRGTSLQMDFVRNTDRKPEQE, encoded by the coding sequence GTGGGAAACATTAACGATTATTATCCGGCAAGCGGCCGTGTCATTCTTCATGTGGATATGAACGCTTTTTATTGCTCTGTTCACGAGGCGGAGGAGCCGGAACTCTATCGTGGGAAACCGACGGCTGTCGCTGGCAGTGCGGAGCTTCGCAAAGGGGTTATTGTTACTTGCTCCTATGCGGCACGCGGGATGGGAATCCGTACCGGGATGAATGTTCGTCAGGCGCTGAAGATTTATCCGGATTTGATTCTTATCCAGCCAAACTTTCATTTATATCGCAAATATTCCAATGCATTCATGAATATAGCATATGCCTATACACCACTGCTTGAAGCGACTTCTATTGATGAATGCTATCTCGACATTACAGGCTCCAAGCAGTTCGGGACGCCGCTTCAGATTGCGGAGGAAATTCAGAGCCGAATTCGGGAGGAGTTGTCGCTCCCATGCTCAATCGGTGTCGCCCCAAATAAGCTGCTGGCCAAAATGGGGTCCGATCTGAAGAAACCGAACGGCATTTCGGTGCTTCGCATCCGGGATGTGCCGAAGGTGCTGTGGGGCCGTCCCTGCGCGGAACTGTTCGGTATCGGCTCCAAGACGGCGGACAAGTTGAGGAAGTTGAATATCGTAACCATAGGCGAGCTTGCAGCGGCCGACGAAGGATTGCTAACCGGTACTTTTGGTGTCATGGGAAATTGGATGAAGCAAGCGGCAAACGGTCTGGATCATTCCCTGGTCAATGCTGAGCGGGAGCAAAGTAAATCGATTGGCCATACAACAACGCTGCCCGTAGATATTACTTCTCCGGAGGATGTAAGACGTGTACTGCTTAATCTGAGCGATCAGGTGGCACGGCGTCTCAGAAGACAGGAACTGATCGCAGGAGGCGTTCAAATTACGCTACGGACACCGGACATGAAGACTATTACAAGATCACGCCAGCTTGCCACACCTACGGAGAATACAGAAGATATTTACCGGGAAGCCTGTTTATTGTACGAGAAGCATTGGACCCGGGAACAGCCGCTACGATTGCTTGGGATTACGCTACAGCAGCTAACATCGCGTGAGGACTCGGCAATCCAGATGGACCTTTTTGATTATGAAAAACAGCCAAAGAAGGAATCACTAACCAAGGTGATGGACGAGCTTCGTAACAAATTTGGGGAAAGTGCAGTGCTGACGGCTGGAATGCTTGGGGACGATCCCTCGGCTCTGATCCGTAATCATAAAGTCAGGGGAACTTCTCTGCAGATGGATTTTGTTAGAAACACAGATCGCAAACCGGAACAGGAATAA